In one Paenibacillus sp. JQZ6Y-1 genomic region, the following are encoded:
- a CDS encoding ABC transporter substrate-binding protein yields the protein MNPTRYTKRWLSSVMMTMALALLLAACAPTQEAPSSQPSTESTTQSTNTSTATSGEQTTYPLTIKDATGQSFTFKEAPKRIVSISPAETEALFAIGLDQQIVGVSEYDDYPQQVSTKAKIGGISEPDVEAIVALNPDIVFTGISSSEELVKKLRASGINIFKTTPKTVDDVISNIQLYGQITNHQAQAKQVTDHMQEQVKMVTDAVSSVKAADKKKVYIEFSPGWTVGKGEFMDELITLAGGINIAGDNEGWYEINEENIVAADPDVILYSKESVDSKTNQSLDQIIRARSGWDKIKAIKNNQVFGLDDDLVSRPGPRVTDGLVEIAHAIYPDLVKQ from the coding sequence ATGAATCCAACACGTTACACCAAACGCTGGCTGTCCTCGGTTATGATGACGATGGCACTAGCTTTGCTGCTGGCAGCTTGTGCTCCAACGCAGGAAGCACCTTCCAGTCAGCCATCGACGGAAAGCACCACCCAAAGCACTAATACATCTACAGCGACAAGTGGTGAGCAAACGACCTATCCGCTAACGATTAAGGATGCGACTGGTCAATCATTTACATTCAAAGAAGCGCCAAAACGCATCGTATCCATCTCTCCAGCAGAGACGGAAGCGCTATTCGCTATCGGTCTCGATCAGCAGATTGTCGGTGTATCGGAATATGACGATTATCCGCAGCAGGTTAGCACCAAAGCCAAAATCGGCGGTATTAGCGAGCCGGATGTAGAAGCGATTGTAGCGCTGAACCCGGATATTGTCTTCACTGGCATTTCTTCCAGTGAGGAATTAGTGAAGAAGCTGCGCGCTTCGGGAATCAATATTTTCAAAACAACACCGAAAACGGTAGACGATGTAATCAGCAATATTCAACTGTACGGTCAGATTACGAATCATCAGGCACAGGCAAAGCAGGTGACTGACCATATGCAGGAGCAGGTGAAAATGGTCACGGATGCTGTATCGTCGGTGAAAGCAGCAGACAAGAAAAAAGTATATATTGAGTTCTCCCCGGGCTGGACCGTGGGCAAAGGCGAATTTATGGATGAGCTGATCACGCTGGCAGGTGGCATCAATATTGCTGGCGATAACGAAGGCTGGTATGAGATTAACGAGGAAAATATCGTTGCTGCTGATCCAGATGTCATTTTGTATTCCAAAGAATCGGTCGATTCTAAAACGAATCAAAGTCTGGATCAGATCATTCGCGCCCGCAGTGGTTGGGACAAAATCAAAGCGATCAAAAATAATCAGGTATTTGGATTAGACGATGATCTGGTTAGCCGTCCAGGTCCGCGTGTGACTGATGGGCTGGTAGAGATTGCGCATGCAATCTACCCTGATCTGGTCAAACAATGA
- a CDS encoding FecCD family ABC transporter permease, with product MSRQAGWPLLLFVVLLILSVILTAGIGSVHIPAGQITRILLYHVPWLHHWITPDWNEAAQQIMLKIRLPRVLLALLVGAALGVAGAAFQGVLRNPLADPFTLGVSSGSSVGAAVLIFTGYQYALFGSGTLPLVAFVTGALTLYAVLALAREEGRIPTASLILAGVVMQSFLGAIVSFLASMSEGSVNEIIFWTMGSLSLRGWSYVTVMLPYVLIGIVFLWSQSRAMNILALGEKEAAHLGLAVDRTKLIVLVVATLVTAAAVSVSGVIAFVGLVVPHMIRLLFGSDYRLLIPLSALGGGFFLMWADTVARTILAPTEIPLGVVTAFVGAPFFAYLLHRNKKQRNII from the coding sequence ATGAGTCGTCAAGCAGGATGGCCACTGCTGCTGTTTGTAGTCCTGCTTATCCTTAGCGTCATTCTGACTGCTGGTATCGGATCAGTGCATATTCCAGCAGGTCAGATTACGCGTATTCTGCTGTATCATGTGCCTTGGCTACATCACTGGATCACGCCAGATTGGAATGAGGCAGCTCAGCAAATTATGCTAAAAATTCGCTTGCCACGCGTGCTGCTTGCGCTGCTTGTTGGTGCGGCATTGGGCGTAGCGGGAGCCGCCTTTCAGGGGGTGCTGCGTAATCCGTTGGCTGATCCGTTTACATTGGGTGTTTCATCCGGTTCGTCGGTTGGTGCAGCGGTATTGATTTTTACGGGGTATCAGTATGCGCTGTTCGGCAGTGGAACTTTGCCATTGGTTGCTTTTGTTACCGGAGCGTTGACCTTATATGCGGTACTGGCGCTAGCGAGGGAGGAAGGACGCATCCCCACAGCCAGTCTGATTCTGGCGGGCGTGGTGATGCAGTCGTTTCTTGGAGCGATTGTATCGTTTCTGGCGTCGATGTCAGAAGGTAGTGTAAACGAGATTATTTTCTGGACGATGGGTAGTCTTAGTTTGCGCGGATGGTCATATGTGACGGTGATGCTGCCGTATGTGCTGATCGGTATCGTTTTTTTATGGAGTCAGAGTCGGGCGATGAATATACTGGCACTCGGTGAAAAGGAAGCAGCGCATCTTGGACTTGCCGTGGATCGTACGAAGCTGATTGTACTGGTTGTAGCTACGCTTGTGACAGCGGCAGCGGTATCTGTATCGGGCGTTATTGCGTTTGTCGGGCTAGTGGTACCACATATGATTCGTTTGCTATTTGGGTCGGATTATCGCTTGCTGATTCCGCTATCTGCACTGGGCGGAGGGTTTTTTTTGATGTGGGCAGATACTGTGGCGCGTACAATTTTGGCACCGACTGAGATTCCACTCGGTGTAGTCACTGCATTTGTGGGCGCACCGTTTTTCGCTTATTTGCTGCATCGGAACAAAAAGCAGCGGAATATCATCTGA